From Cupriavidus oxalaticus:
AGATCCTGTGGGGCTTGCGCATGGGCGGCAGCGAGCGCCACTTCCTGATCCCCGCTAAGAAGAATCTGCAGTGGGAGTTGCTCTCAGGCAACGAGGGCGATGGCATCGTCCAGATGAAGGTCTCGCCTCAGGCTCGCCGCAAGAATCCTGCCTTGCCAGAGACTTGGACAGCTCGCGCGATCCGGGACGAGGACTCAGACCGCGTCCTGTTGACCTCGTTGACAGACCGTCGGCGCTTCAAGGCAGCCGACATCATTGGGTGCTACAAGCGCCGTTGGGAAATCGAAACCAGCTATCGGGAACTGAAGCAGACGATGCTCGGGGCCGAACTGACCTTGCGCAGCCGCCAGCCTGAGGGCGTGCATCAGGAAATCTGGGGGGCACTGATTGCGTACAACCTGGTGCGTCTGGAGATGGCCAAGGCTGCGCTCGAGGCCCGCGCCGAGCCCACCGACTTGAGCTTTGTGCTGGCCTTGCGCCTGATACAGGGCGAGTTGATCTGGGCAGCCGGCATGGCCCCAGGCAAGCTGCCGGCCCACCTGCAGCGCATGCGCGCCAAACTTCAGTTGGCGATCGTCCAAAAGCGACGGGGGCGTAAGTGCCCCCGTGAAGTCAAAGCCCTGCCTAAGCGCTACACCGTCCGGTTCCTCAGAAAGGACCTTAACTGAACGGCATTAGCCGCTGTGCGGGCTCTTTTTTTCATGCAGGCCCTGTCAGGACGCTGCCGAACGTGGCGGCACCTCTGTTTAGAGGGATGCGCGCCCCGGGCGATTGCACGAACATGGTTATGGGCGTTTCCGTGACTTGCCCACTTTCTTCAAGCCCTTCATGCCCTCGCCCACCCTGGCCGAGGGCTTTTCTTTGCCGGAGTCGGCCTCTGTCCGAACAACAGGCCCGGTGACCCTGCTATGGCAGTTCCGGCGCCCCGCGCGCATCCCGTGCGGGTCGGCGCAGAAAGCAAAAAAGCCGTCCAATTGGACGGCTTCGGCTCACTGCGGATGTTCTGGCGGAGAGAGGGGGATTCGAACCCCCGATAGGCTATTAACCTATACACGCTTTCCAGGCGTGCGACTTAAACCACTCATCCATCTCTCCGGGAAGTCCGCGATTATAGCAGAGTTGCCCGACGAATCTACAAGTTCGTGCGGCGCCCTCCTAGCCCCGACGCAAATACGTCACCAGCCTGTCGATCACCGGCGCGTTGCGCGGCGTGAGCAGGCTGACGATGATCGCTACCGCAAACCCCGCGGGCACGCCAAAGGCGCCGGAAGCGATCGGGTCGACGCCGAACCAGCGGTTGCCGAAAATGCCGGTCATGCGGGTGAAGAACGGGTAGTTGACGAAGATGTAGTAGACCGCCACGCCAAGCCCGGCGGACATGCCGGCGACAGCGCCGGCCGCAGTCGTCCGGCGCCAGAAGATGCCCAGCACCAGCACGGGGAAAAAACTCGATGCCGCCAGCGAGAAGGCAGCGCCGACCAGGAACAGGATGTTGCCTGGGCGCAGCGATGTAACGTATGAAGCGAACAAGGCAACGCCCAGCAACACGATCTTGGCCGTGGTGACGCGGCGCTGGTGGCTCGCCTGGCGGTCGACCATGTGATAGAAGACGTCGTGCGACAGCGCATTGGCGATGGTGAGCAGCAGGCCGTCGGCGGTCGACAGCGCCGCCGCCAGCGCGCCGGCGGCGATCAGGCCGGAGATGACATAAGGCAGTCCGGCGATCTCCGGGGCGGCCAGGACGATCATGTCGGGCTGCAGCAGGATCTCGGCCCATTGCACGATGCCGTCGCCGTTGACGTCGCGGATGCCGAATACCGGCGGATCGACCTTGCGCCATTGCACCACCCATTGCGGCAGTTCCGCATACGACGTGCCGACCAGGTGCTCGAAGAACTCGTACTTGACCAGCGCGGCCAGCGTCGGCGCGGACACGTACAGCAGCGCAATGCAGAACACGGCCCAGGCCACCGAGTTGCGGGTCTCCTTGACGGAGGGCGTGGTGTAGAGGCGCGTCAGGATATGCGGCAGGCTGGCGGTGCCGACCATCAGGCAGAACACAAGCAGCACGAAATTGAGCCGCTTGGTCTTGCGCTCCTGCTCGGACGCCGCCGGGTATGGCTCGGTGGACGACATCGAATGCCGGCTGCGCGCAAGCGCGTCTTCGCGCTGCAGGTTCCACTGCTGCTGTGCGGCGGCGGGATCGCGCGGGAATTCCAGGCGCTCGCGTTCCAGCGCCTTGATTTCGCGCAGCGGCGCATTGCGCGCACGCAGGTCCTGCAGCCGCGCGTCCAGCGTGTCGCGCTCCTGCTGGAAGGATGCCGGCAGCCGGGCGATGCGCTCCTGCAGCAGGATGGCCTGCTGCTTGTAGTACTCGCGCACGGCCTGCTCGGCGGGCTCGCGCTCCAGTTCCTGCTCGCGCGCATCGAGCTGCGCCAGCAGCGTGCCGTAGCTGAGCTGCGGCACCGCTTCCTGGTGATGCTTCCACGCGATCATCGAGACCGTGACCAGGAAGGCGACGATCATCATGATGTACTGCGCCACCTGCGTCCACGTGACCGCGCGCATGCCGCCCAGGAACGAGCACACCAGGATGCCGGCCAGGCCGAAGAAGATGCCAACGGCGAATTCCACGCCGATGAAGCGCGTCACCACCAGCCCTACCCCCTGGATCTGCGCCACCAGGTAGACGAACGAACACAGCGACGCCGCCAGCACCGCGATCGCGCGCACCGGCAGGTTGCCGCCGGGCTTGCCGTTGCCATAGCGCGCGGCGAGAAAATCCGGAATGGTGTAGCCGCCGTACTTGCGCAGGTATGGCGCCAGCAGGAAGGCCACCAGGCAATAGCCTCCGGTCCAGCCCATGACGTAGGCGAGGCCCTCGTAGCCGGATGCGAACAGGATGCCGGCCAGCCCGATGAAGGACGCGGCGCTCATCCAGTCGGCGGCGATCGCCATGCCGTTGAACAGGGCCGGCACGCGCCGCGAGGCGACGTAATACTCGTTGAGGTCGGAGGTGCGGCAGATCAGCCCGATGCAGGCATAGATCGCGATGGTGATGAAGAGGAAGACATAGCCGAGCCACAAGGCATCGGCGTTGGAACGCTCCAGCAGCCCCATCATGCCGACGAAGCCAAACAACCCCAGCGTGAACAGGCCGTAGTACAGCAGCAGCCGGCGGCGGAAGCGCGACTGGGCATCAGGCATGGGCGGCGGTCCGTGGTCGGTGGGGCGCTATCGTAACAAACCCGCCGGCGCGCGGGAACGCGGCGGCGGGCTGGTAGGGGGCACGGCGGAAGGGTTACTGTGCCTGCTTGAGCTGGTCCAGGATCGCCGGGTTCTCCAGCGTCGAGGTGTCCTGCGTGATTGCCTCGCCCTTGGCCAGCGAGCGCAGCAGGCGGCGCATGATCTTGCCCGAGCGCGTCTTGGGCAGGTTGTCGCCAAAGCGGATGTCCTTGGGCTTGGCGATCGGGCCGATTTCCTTGCCGACCCAGTTGCGCAGCTCGGTGGCAAGCTTGATGGCCTCTTCGCCGTTCGGGCGGGCGCGCTTGAGCACGACGAACGCGCAGATCGCCTCGCCGGTCATGTCATCGGGACGGCCGACCACCGCGGCCTCCGCCACCAGCGGATTCGCCACCAGCGCCGACTCGATCTCCATCGTGCCCATGCGGTGGCCCGACACGTTCAGCACGTCGTCGATGCGGCCCATGATGGTGAAGTAGCCGGTGTCCTTGTCGCGGATCGAGCCGTCGCCCGCGAGGTAGAGCTTGCCGCCCAGCTCCTCGGGGAAGTAGCTCTTCCTGAAGCGCTCCGGGTCGCCCCAGATGGTGCGGATCATGGCCGGCCACGGGCGCTTGACCACCAGGATGCCGCCATTGCCGTTGGGCAGGTCATGGCCGGTCTCGTCGACGATGGCGGCCATGATGCCCGGCAGCGGCAGCGTGCACGAACCCGGCACCAGCGGCGTCGCGCCCGGCAGCGGCGTGATCATGTGGCCGCCGGTCTCGGTCTGCCAGAAGGTGTCGACGATCGGGCAGCGCTCGTTGCCGATGTTCTTGTAGTACCACATCCACGCCTCGGGATTGATCGGCTCGCCCACGGTGCCGAGCAGGCGCAGGCTCGACAGGTCGTATTGCTTCGGGTGGATCTTCTCGTCGGCCTCGGCGGCCTTGATCAGCGAGCGGATCGCGGTCGGCGCGGTATAGAAGATGCTGACCTTGTGGCGCGCGATCATGTCCCAGAAGCGGCCGGCGTTCGGGTAGGTCGGCACGCCTTCGAACACCACCTGGGTGGCGCCGGCGGCCAGCGGGCCGTAGGCGATGTAGGTGTGGCCGGTGACCCAGCCGATGTCGGCGGTACACCAGAACAGGTCGTCGGGCTTGATGTCGAAGGTCCACTTCATCGTCATCAGCGCCCACAGCAGGTAGCCGCCGGTGCTGTGCTGCACGCCCTTGGGCTTGCCGGTCGAGCCGGAGGTGTAGAGCACGAACAGCGGGTGCTCGGCGCCGACGGGCTCGGCTTCGCAGGTGTCGGGCTGGTTGGCGCAGACGTCGTCGAGCCAGCGGTCGCGGCCCTCGGTCCAGCCGACGTTACCGCCGGTGCGGCGGTACACGATCACGTTCTTCACGGCCTCGCAGCCGCCCAGCGCCAGCGCGTCGTCGGCAATGGCCTTCAGCGGCAGCGCCTTGCCGCCGCGCATCTGCTCGTCGGCGGTGATCAGCGCCACCGCGCCCACGTCGACCAGCCGCTCCTGCAGCGACTTGGCGGAGAAGCCGCCGAACACCACCGAGTGCGTCGCGCCCAGGCGCGCGCAGGCCTGCATCGCGGCCACGCCTTCGACCGACATCGGCATGTAGATCACGACGCGGTCGCCCTTCCTGATGCCGAGCGTCTTCAGGCCGTTGGCCAGGCGGCACACCTTCGCATGCAGTTCGCGGTAGGTGACGCGCGTCACCGTGCCGTCGTCGGCCTCGAACACGATCGCGACCTTGTCGGCATTGCCGTTTTCCAGGTTGCGGTCCAGGCAGTTGTACGAGGCATTGAGCTGGCCATCCTCGAACCACTTGTAGAACGGCGCGTTGCTCTCGTCCAGCACCTTGGTGAAGGGCTTGTTCCAGTGCAGCAGCTCGCGGGCGTGGCGTGCCCAGAAGCCTTCGTAGTCGCGTTCGGCTTCCTCGCACAGCGCGCGGTAGGCGTCCATGCTGGGAATCGCGGCCTGGCTGGCGAACGACTCGGGCGGGTTGAACACGCGGTTCTCTTGCATCACCGATTCGATGGCGGACATAGACTCGTCTCCTGATTTTGGAATGGCTTTGGCTGCCAAGTTACGCCCGACGGCTTACTTAAACCTGACGGTCGGCGGCTGCTGCCTATGGTGACTGGCCGGTGTCCGAGGTCGCCGCATGCTGCAATGCAGCGGGAAACGTCCTGCCATCGGGGGCGAAAGTGCAGCCTTCTCCATTAGGCTAGCACAGCTATAATCCCGCGAGCCCTATACCTGAACGCGGTGCTTACCCTTGCCGCGGCCTCTCCACGCTTGCACCGGCTCGCCGCGCCTCGCGCCACCCGCGATCGTGGCCGCCGGCTGACCGAGGCATCGACCGTGCCCACCAACACCTCCACTTCAGCCCCTGCCCACTCTCGGCTTTTCTCCCCGATCCACGCACTGTTCCTGGTCGGATCGATGGCGCTGGTCGGCAGCAATGTGGGGCTGGGCAAATCGATCATCGCCCATGTGCCGGTGCTGCTGTTCGCGCTGCTGCGCTTCGTCATCGCCATCGTCTGCCTGGCGCCGTGGTACCGGCCGGCGCGCATGCGCCGGGTGTCGCGCGGCGAATGGCTGAACCTGTTCCTGCAGGCGTTCTTCGGCACCTTCCTGTTCACGCTGCTGATGCTCAACGGCGTGCGGCTGACCAGCGCCATGGCCGCGGGGGTCATCACCAGCACCATTCCCGCCACGGTGGCAATCCTGTCCTGGCTGGTGCTGCGCGAACGGCTGTCGCGCCGCACCGTGGCCTCGGTGCTGCTGGCGGTGGCCGGCATCGCCGTGCTCAACATCGCCCGCAGCGATGCGCACGGCGCCGGCGAAAACAGCCAGGCCTGGCTCGGCAACCTGATGATCCTGGGCGCGGTGCTGTGCGAATCGGTCTACGTGATCCTGTCGCGCCGCCTCACGCAGACACTGGCCGCGATCGAGATCTGCGCCTATACCCACCTGATCGGCGGCCTGCTGATGCTGCCGCTGGGGCTGGTGCCGCTGCTGACCTTCGACGCCTCCACGGTGCCGGCGCAGACCTGGCTGATGCTGCTGTGGTACGCGCTGTCGGCCAGCGTGTTCTCGTTCTGGCTGTGGATGAAGGGCATCCGCCATGTGCCGGCGCAATTGGCGGGCGTGTTTACCTCGGTGCTGCCGGTGGCAGCGGCCACCTACGGCATCGCTGTGCTGGGCGAGCAGCCGGGCTGGCCGCACGGCGTGGCGCTGGCCTGCGTGCTGGCCGGAATCGTTCTTGCGAGCTGGCCGGGGCGGATTGCGCGCGGCGCGTGGCGCGGCAAGGCGGCGGGCGCCGATCCGCGCGCGGGAACCTGAACGGCGTGGCGTGGCACCGGTTACTGCTGGTAACACAGCGCTGCCATCGTCGCTTGGTACAATCCACGCCGATTTTCAACTCGCCGCAATTTTTCCACTCTTCGCCCCGCCCATGGCTTCCAATCCAATGACCAAGCCGCAGGCCCAGAGCCTGCGGCCGATCCCGAGCATCATCTTCGCGTCGCGCTGGCTGCAGCTGCCGCTATACCTGGGCCTGATCGTGGCCCAGGGCGTCTATGTCTACCATTTCCTGGTCGAAGTCTGGCATCTGCTGGCACATGTGACCGAGTTCGACGAGAACAAGATCATGCTGGTGGTGCTGGGGCTGATCGACGTGGTGATGATCTCCAACCTGCTGATCATGGTGATCGTGGGCGGCTACGAGACCTTCGTCTCGCGCCTGGGCATCGACAACCACCCGGACGAGCCGGAATGGCTGGACCATGTCAACGCAGGGGTGCTCAAGGTCAAGCTGTCGATGGCGCTGATCGGGATTTCGTCGATCCACCTGCTGAAGACGTTTATCGACGCGGAACAGCGCACTACCCACACCATCATGTGGCAGGTGGCCATCCACGTGGCGTTCCTGGCCTCTGCGGTGGCGATGGCGTATGTCGACCGGATGGTGTCGCACCCGGCCGGCGCGCATGCCAAGCGCGAATCACATTAAGCTTTCCAAAAGCCAGGACTTGCCTCCGAACCGCGGCCATGCGCCGCGGTTTTTGCATTTGGCGTTCGGTGTCCGCGCCATGAGGCGCCGGCGACACCCCAGGAGGCTGTAGACCAATGTATGCAGCCGGGCAGACAGCCCCGGGGCAGTGTATGATTTCGGCCTGTGTTTCACCGCTGCCCACCCCACAAAATGACAGTCATCAAGCAAGAAGACCTCATCCAGAGCGTCGCCGACTCCCTGCAGTACATCAGCTACTACCACCCGATGGACTACATCACCAGCCTGGGCCGCGCCTATGAGCTGGAGCAGAGCCCGGCGGCCAAGGACGCGATCGCACAGATCCTGACCAACAGCCGCATGTGCGCGGAAGGCAAGCGTCCGATCTGCCAGGACACCGGCATCGTCACGGTCTTCGTCAAGGTGGGGATGGACGTGCGCTGGGACGGCGCCACCATGGGCCTGACCGACATGATCAACGAGGGTGTGCGCCGCGGTTACACGCACCCCGACAACGTGCTGCGTGCCTCGATCGTCAGCCCGCCCGAAGGCGGCCGCAAGAACACCAAGGACAACACCCCGGCCGTGATCCACTATGAAGTGGTGCCGGGCAACACCGTCGACATCCAGGTCGCGGCCAAGGGCGGCGGCTCGGAGAACAAGTCCAAGTTCGTGATGCTGAACCCGTCGGACTCGATCGTCGACTGGGTGCTGAAGACCGTGCCGACCATGGGCGCCGGCTGGTGCCCGCCGGGCATGCTGGGCATCGGCATCGGCGGCACCGCCGAGAAGGCGATGGTGATGGCCAAGGAATCGCTGATGGAATCCATCGACATCCAGGACATCATCGCCCGCGGCCCGAAGGACTGGGTCGAGGAACTGCGCGTCGAACTGTACGAGAAGGTCAACGCGCTGGGCATCGGCGCGCAAGGCCTGGGCGGCCTGGCCACCGTGCTGGACGTCAAGATCATGGCCTGCCCGACGCACGCCGCGTCCAAGCCTGTCGCGATGATCCCGAACTGCGCCGCCACCCGCCACGTGCACTTCACGCTGGACGGCAGCGGCCCGGCCAAGCTGGAAGCGCCGGACCTGTCGCAATGGCCGGAGGTCGAGTGGGCACCCAACACCGAGACCTCCAAGCGCGTGGACCTGAACACGCTGACGCCGGAAGAAGTCGCCTCGTGGAAGCCGGGCCAGACCCTGCTGCTCAACGGCAAGATGCTGACCGGCCGAGACGCCGCGCACAAGCGCATCGCCGACATGCTGGCCAAGGGCGAGAAGCTGCCGGTGGACTTCAAGAACCGCGTGATCTACTACGTCGGCCCGGTCGATCCGGTGCGCGACGAGGCGGTCGGCCCGGCCGGCCCCACCACCGCCACGCGCATGGACAAGTTCACCGAGATGATGCTGGCCGAAACCGGCCTGATCTCGATGATCGGCAAGGCTGAGCGCGGCCCGGCGGCAATCGAGGCCATCAAGAAGCACAAGTCGGCCTACCTGATGGCCGTGGGCGGTGCCGCCTACCTGGTGGCCAAGGCGATCAAGGAAGCCAAGGTGGTCGGCTTCGAAGACCTCGGCATGGAAGCCATCTACGAGTTCGACGTCAAGGACATGCCGGTGACGGTCGCCGTGGACAGCGAAGGCACCTCGGTGCACAAGACCGGCCCCGCCGAGTGGCAGGCCAAGATCGGCAAGATTCCGGTCGCCGCGCTGTAAGCATCGCCACGCGAGCGCATCACGCCGAGGCGGTAGAATCTGCCCTAGCACTCGAAAAAGCCGGGTTCCGACCCGGCTTTTTTCTGCCCTCTTCTTTCCAGTCCTTTCCAGTCGTCCTCGCATCCCAGTGAACCCAGCACCCATCGGCATCTTCGATTCCGGCCTTGGCGGCCTGTCCGTGCTGCGCGAGATCCGCGCGCTGCTGCCGCAAGAATCGCTGCTGTACCTCGCCGACTCGAAATATGCGCCTTACGGCGAGAAGCCCGAGACGTTCGTCGAGGCGCGCACGCTGCAGGCGTGCGAATGGCTGCTCGGCCAGGGCTGCAAGGCGCTGGTGATCGCCTGCAACACGGCGACCATGCACGCGGTGCAGACCTTGCGCGAGCGGCTGCCGGTGCCGATCATCGGCGTCGAGCCCGGCCTCAAGCCGGCCGCCGCGGCGAGCCGCAGCAAGGTGGTGGGCGTGCTGGCGACCGCCAACACCCTCAAGAGCGCCAAGTTCGGCCGGCTGCTGACCTCGCTCGAGCACGAAAGCCGCTTTATCTGCGAGGCCGGCCTTGGCCTGGTATCGCTGATCGAGCAAGGCGACCTCGACGGCCCCGCCGTGCGCGAGCGCCTCGATGCCTACCTCACTCCCATGCTCGAAGCCGGCGCGGACACGCTGGTGCTGGGCTGCACGCACTACCCTTTCCTGTCCGGCACGATCCGCGAGATGGTCGGAGACCAACTGGCGCTGGTCGACACCGGCAGCGCCATTGCGCGCCAGCTCGCCCGCAAGCTGGCCGAGCACGGCCTTTGCGCGGACACCGGCGCGCTGCCGCGCGACCGCTTCGTTTCCACCAAGGACGCCGCGCACTTGCGCGCGATGGCAGCAGCGCTGCTGCGGGTGGACGCGGATGCGGAAACGGTGGTGATCGAGCCGGCGCCAGCGTTCTAGCCGGCGCCTGCCCTGCGGCAGGTTATTGCAGGAAGCCCAGCGGCCGGTGCTCCCGCACCTCCGGCTTGATGGCATGTTCCTGGCGCAGCTGCGCCAGGAATTCGTCCGGCGTCAGCGCCTCGCCCAGCAGCACGCACTGGCGCTTGACGGTGGCGAAGTCGCCTGGCGTCAGGCAATCCATCGCATCCAACTCGCGCCGCATGGCATCGGTCAGCAGCGTGGCGTCGCCGCCCAGCGCTTCGTCGACGAACATCGCCGCCCGTTGCTCCGGCCTCAGCGCCAGGAAGCGGATCTTGAACGAGAAGCGCCGCAGCGCGGCCTCGTCAATGCGGTCGAACAGGTTGGTGGTACAGATGAAGATGCCGTTGAAGCGCTCCATGCCCTGCAGCATCTCGTTGACCTCTGAGATCTCGTAGTTGCGCACCGCCTGCTGGCGGCTCTGCATGAAGCTGTCGGCCTCGTCCAGCAACAGCACCGCGCCGTCTTCCTCCGCGCGCGCGAACATGGCCGCGATCTGCTGCTCGGTCTCGCCCACGTACTTGCTCATCAGGTCAGAGGCGCGCCGGATCATCAGCGGCAGGTCCAGCTCGGCGGCGATATGCTCGGCGAGCGCGGTCTTGCCGGTGCCGGGCGGCCCATAGAAGCACAGCGTGCCGCGCTGGCGCACGCGCAGTGCATCGACGATCTTCACCACCTCGTAGCGGGTTTCCAGGTGCAGGTTTTCCAGCCGGTAATGCGTGACCACCGGGCGGGCCTCGGCCTCCGGACGCAGGCCCATGGCGCGGTCGGCATGCTCCAGCTGGCGCAGGATCAGCGCTTCGACCGGTTCCGCCACGTCGGGCCGCGCCAGCTCGACAAAACGCGCCGCCGATTGCACCTGCGCCGGCGTCAGCGTCTTGCGGGCGGCCAGGCCGCTGATGAAGGCATCGCTGACATCGAGCCCACCCAGGTGCTTGCGGATGATGTTCTCGCGCACCAGCGGCGGCGGGATCTTCAGTTCGAGGTGGAACTGGAAGCGGCGCAGGTAGGCCGGGTCGATCTGCCGGATCGAATTGGAAATCCAGATCACCGGCACCGGGTTCTGCTCGAGGGTCTGGTTGACCCACGCCTTGCCGTTGACCGACGCGCGCGTATCTTCCTGGCCGAACAGGCTCATCAGCTCGCGCGCGCTGCCGGGGAAAACGTCCTCCACCTCATCGAACAGCAGCGCGGTATGCGCGCGGCCGCGCAGGAAGGCCTGCGATACCTGCAGCGAGCGGTAGCGGTCCTTGCCCGACAGGCTGTTGCCGTCGCGGTCCAGGCAATCCACCTCGTACAGCTCGCAACCGGCCTCGCGCGCCAGCAGGCGCGCAAATTCAGTCTTGCCGGTGCCGGGCGGGCCGTAGATCAGCACGTTGACGCCGCTGGCGTGCTGGCGCGTGGCGTTGGCGAGCAGCGCGCACAGGTAGCGGGCATCGGTCTCGACATGCGGGTAGTCGGCGACGGTCAGCGTGGGCGGCGCGGCCGGGCGTGTGAACACCGCCATCATCTCGGCCTCGTTGGCGTAATTGCCCAGCAGCACGTGCAGCAGCCGGTCGGACAGGCGCATCAGGTCGCCCAGGTCGGTGACGCTGTTCTCGGGCAGCGGCTGCTCGATCAGGTTCAGCGTTTCCAGCCGCGAGCCCGGTCGCAGCGACGCGGCCACGTCGGCCGCCCCGGCACCGGTCAGGCCGGCCAGGATCTGGAAGGCTTCCTGGCTGTGCGCCACCTTGCAATCGACCATGACCGCGCGCAGGTCGCGCTTGTACTTGGCCAGCGCCGCGTACAGCAGCAGCTTGCGCTCGTGGTCGGGCAGGTCCAGCACGCGGCTGAGCATGTCGATATTGCGCACCAGCAGCACGCGCTCGCCGTCCAGCCGCTGCGCGATGGCGGCGGCCGAGGCGTCGAACACGGCGAACATGTCCTTGGCGTGGTGCTTGACGTACTCGTCGAGGTAATAGAACAGCGCGCTTTCGTCGAAGGCACTGTTCCACTGGCCGTGGCGGTCCAGGAATTCCTCGGGCGTCAGCCGCGCCGCGCCCTTCCACGCGGGCATGTCGGCGCAGCGGGCGGCCAGGAAGCGCTGCACGCGCAGCACCACCCCGTATGGCCACACCATTTCCTGCGCGCTGACGGTCAGCACATCGTTGATATTGCTGCGCAGGTTGAAGCGCGGACCCAATGCGCACACCACGCGCAGGGCAAATTGCGCGCACATCCAGTCCAGCGCGGAGCTGGACGACACCCCGGGCATGGAGCGCAGGAGCGTCGATCGGTCATCTTCAGCGGAACGTGTGAAATCCATGGACGGTTCCCCGAGTTCGCCGTGGCGGGGCCGACCGACCGGCGCACCGCCTCGTCTGCAGTTTCTTCCTATGCTAGCGCGCTTTGCTGCCCACCGCGCGGGGATAGGCAAAGCTGCCACCAGCGACTGTGGCCTGTGCCACCGAAGCTACGGATCCTTGCGGGCGCGCAAACCCGCGCAAGATAGCGCCAACCGCTCCACACGGCTGCCTGATCTGGCGGTATAACTTGCCGCGGCAGAAAATTCCAGTTGCGACGCACAAATCACAACAAATAAGAATCATTATCGTTTATACTAGCGCGCTGACACGCTGCCCCAGAGTGGCGCTCCCACGTCAACCTAGTTGAAGGAGCGTTTATCATGGAATTGCTGCTTAGCCTGCTGGTCGGTTGCGGCATCTCGCTGATCCTGTTTTACCGCAAGTGATGGCGCACGGTCGCTGCTGCTCGTGGCGCTGGTTGTACCGAGCCAGGCCCTCCTGCGCCTGCCGGCAGACTTTTGTTGTTGACACATGTTCGATCAACGCTTCTTCAAGATTACGCTCGCCGTCCTGCTGTTCCACGCCGGC
This genomic window contains:
- a CDS encoding fumarate hydratase, whose translation is MTVIKQEDLIQSVADSLQYISYYHPMDYITSLGRAYELEQSPAAKDAIAQILTNSRMCAEGKRPICQDTGIVTVFVKVGMDVRWDGATMGLTDMINEGVRRGYTHPDNVLRASIVSPPEGGRKNTKDNTPAVIHYEVVPGNTVDIQVAAKGGGSENKSKFVMLNPSDSIVDWVLKTVPTMGAGWCPPGMLGIGIGGTAEKAMVMAKESLMESIDIQDIIARGPKDWVEELRVELYEKVNALGIGAQGLGGLATVLDVKIMACPTHAASKPVAMIPNCAATRHVHFTLDGSGPAKLEAPDLSQWPEVEWAPNTETSKRVDLNTLTPEEVASWKPGQTLLLNGKMLTGRDAAHKRIADMLAKGEKLPVDFKNRVIYYVGPVDPVRDEAVGPAGPTTATRMDKFTEMMLAETGLISMIGKAERGPAAIEAIKKHKSAYLMAVGGAAYLVAKAIKEAKVVGFEDLGMEAIYEFDVKDMPVTVAVDSEGTSVHKTGPAEWQAKIGKIPVAAL
- a CDS encoding IS4 family transposase gives rise to the protein MLSEQVHATLELSEPASFARLSEHLPMAWIEQALAASGTASVRRRRLPAEQVVWLVIALALYRHQSIPDVLETLDLALPNDANACVSKSGIAQARERLGDKPLLWLFEQTARAWVAQDAAHYKWKGLALYAMDGTTFRTADSPENRLHFGAQSYASGKVASYPQVRGVSLTAVPTHLVADIAFGCYGRNEMLYAKELIERIPDHSLTIFDKGFLAAEILWGLRMGGSERHFLIPAKKNLQWELLSGNEGDGIVQMKVSPQARRKNPALPETWTARAIRDEDSDRVLLTSLTDRRRFKAADIIGCYKRRWEIETSYRELKQTMLGAELTLRSRQPEGVHQEIWGALIAYNLVRLEMAKAALEARAEPTDLSFVLALRLIQGELIWAAGMAPGKLPAHLQRMRAKLQLAIVQKRRGRKCPREVKALPKRYTVRFLRKDLN
- a CDS encoding DMT family transporter is translated as MPTNTSTSAPAHSRLFSPIHALFLVGSMALVGSNVGLGKSIIAHVPVLLFALLRFVIAIVCLAPWYRPARMRRVSRGEWLNLFLQAFFGTFLFTLLMLNGVRLTSAMAAGVITSTIPATVAILSWLVLRERLSRRTVASVLLAVAGIAVLNIARSDAHGAGENSQAWLGNLMILGAVLCESVYVILSRRLTQTLAAIEICAYTHLIGGLLMLPLGLVPLLTFDASTVPAQTWLMLLWYALSASVFSFWLWMKGIRHVPAQLAGVFTSVLPVAAATYGIAVLGEQPGWPHGVALACVLAGIVLASWPGRIARGAWRGKAAGADPRAGT
- a CDS encoding TIGR00645 family protein, with translation MASNPMTKPQAQSLRPIPSIIFASRWLQLPLYLGLIVAQGVYVYHFLVEVWHLLAHVTEFDENKIMLVVLGLIDVVMISNLLIMVIVGGYETFVSRLGIDNHPDEPEWLDHVNAGVLKVKLSMALIGISSIHLLKTFIDAEQRTTHTIMWQVAIHVAFLASAVAMAYVDRMVSHPAGAHAKRESH
- the acs gene encoding acetate--CoA ligase, with translation MSAIESVMQENRVFNPPESFASQAAIPSMDAYRALCEEAERDYEGFWARHARELLHWNKPFTKVLDESNAPFYKWFEDGQLNASYNCLDRNLENGNADKVAIVFEADDGTVTRVTYRELHAKVCRLANGLKTLGIRKGDRVVIYMPMSVEGVAAMQACARLGATHSVVFGGFSAKSLQERLVDVGAVALITADEQMRGGKALPLKAIADDALALGGCEAVKNVIVYRRTGGNVGWTEGRDRWLDDVCANQPDTCEAEPVGAEHPLFVLYTSGSTGKPKGVQHSTGGYLLWALMTMKWTFDIKPDDLFWCTADIGWVTGHTYIAYGPLAAGATQVVFEGVPTYPNAGRFWDMIARHKVSIFYTAPTAIRSLIKAAEADEKIHPKQYDLSSLRLLGTVGEPINPEAWMWYYKNIGNERCPIVDTFWQTETGGHMITPLPGATPLVPGSCTLPLPGIMAAIVDETGHDLPNGNGGILVVKRPWPAMIRTIWGDPERFRKSYFPEELGGKLYLAGDGSIRDKDTGYFTIMGRIDDVLNVSGHRMGTMEIESALVANPLVAEAAVVGRPDDMTGEAICAFVVLKRARPNGEEAIKLATELRNWVGKEIGPIAKPKDIRFGDNLPKTRSGKIMRRLLRSLAKGEAITQDTSTLENPAILDQLKQAQ
- a CDS encoding sodium:solute symporter family protein translates to MPDAQSRFRRRLLLYYGLFTLGLFGFVGMMGLLERSNADALWLGYVFLFITIAIYACIGLICRTSDLNEYYVASRRVPALFNGMAIAADWMSAASFIGLAGILFASGYEGLAYVMGWTGGYCLVAFLLAPYLRKYGGYTIPDFLAARYGNGKPGGNLPVRAIAVLAASLCSFVYLVAQIQGVGLVVTRFIGVEFAVGIFFGLAGILVCSFLGGMRAVTWTQVAQYIMMIVAFLVTVSMIAWKHHQEAVPQLSYGTLLAQLDAREQELEREPAEQAVREYYKQQAILLQERIARLPASFQQERDTLDARLQDLRARNAPLREIKALERERLEFPRDPAAAQQQWNLQREDALARSRHSMSSTEPYPAASEQERKTKRLNFVLLVFCLMVGTASLPHILTRLYTTPSVKETRNSVAWAVFCIALLYVSAPTLAALVKYEFFEHLVGTSYAELPQWVVQWRKVDPPVFGIRDVNGDGIVQWAEILLQPDMIVLAAPEIAGLPYVISGLIAAGALAAALSTADGLLLTIANALSHDVFYHMVDRQASHQRRVTTAKIVLLGVALFASYVTSLRPGNILFLVGAAFSLAASSFFPVLVLGIFWRRTTAAGAVAGMSAGLGVAVYYIFVNYPFFTRMTGIFGNRWFGVDPIASGAFGVPAGFAVAIIVSLLTPRNAPVIDRLVTYLRRG